The Quercus robur chromosome 3, dhQueRobu3.1, whole genome shotgun sequence DNA segment TttggccttttcttcttctgggTTTTCCACAAAAAATGAGATTGACTATGATGGccaagaaaaaataagagaagaaTACAATGGATTCACTGGTCCTTTGTACACGCACCTTAGCTAGAATAAAGTAGATATCTTGCCTTGTCACTAGTGGAGACTAAGGGGTTCCCATCCCATCAAGGCATCAacaaacccaccaaacccaACAAAAGGGGTTCCATTTTTCTACAATATAGCACATGCAAACTTATTGAAACCCCCTCAGTGCATAGCAACATGTCATCAACTTATCCAAGAAGTACTCAAATATACTTATTGATTAATTATtcagcaaaatatatatatatatatatatatatatacttattgATTGATTCACTTGAGTTGGAAACACTCTTTTACTTGATGGAAGGGTCCCCAATTTACTTTACAGTTCCAATGCTTCCACCATCCCAAAAGCCAAAAGTAACAGCATAATTACTTGTGAAAAAAGATAAGTCTATTAAACAAATGATTAGAGCTAAGAATAAAAGCATCCAAGAGTCTTACCATTTGTAACTGTGTGTTTCATAATTCATCATTACTTATTGATAACAAgttaaaagaagatgaaaaattaacGGTATAAAACTCATGAGAAGGGGTTTAATGGTTGACTTCTGTCCTCCTCGGCATAAGTGCTTGGACTTAAGTTGCCATTAACATTTGGGGTCATGAGACTACACATGAAGAGAATTTACTTTGAAATGACTAACCTTACTAActtgcctttaaaaaaaaaaaaaatctttattatgtttttaataaaaaaaaaaaaccatatatttAAAAGGCAAccacaaattcataattaataaatacattttccttcacaaatacgttcacaattattgacattGAAGTGTAATAGGTGCACACAAAAAAGTGCTTTTAAGAATGGAACAATgtattaatgatattgtttcaaTCGCAAGTTATTACCTTAATAAGTATGAAAataagattataaaaaattgtatccCCAACCTTGCCCATCCAAAATTTCAACGCTATGAGGATTcacaaatgattttttaaattattttataaagaaaaatgagctATTAAATTTGTtctaagcatatcaataagttTAGAAATACGATAAATTTACAGAATAGCTAAAATGATAAGTTATGATTGGTATTCAATATAAATGATATTAAAAATAGTTTCATGTGATATAGCACTGAAAGCTCAATTAGTGTAAAAACACTAATGCTTGTTTAAGcccccaattttaaattatggcttaattgtttttactttAACTTATCTAGGTATGAAATAAGAGTAAAACATACGCAATAAACCAGTAACACTACTCTAAACCATAAGCAAGTACAATAAGCAATAAATGTAAAgtttaaagagtagggaagagagatgcaaatacaagataatacCAAAATGTgttattgaaaagaaaaccgaaatacttggcgaaaaacctctctccAAGTCAAAATTGATCCACTAGTAAATAAGTTTGAGTACACGAATATCAAAAAATCTAATCTACCAAATGTACTTGAGCTCTGTAAGCTCCTACTACCAACAAACTTCTCAGGTTTTTGTCTTCACTAGCTTTTTAGATCCTGCAATTTCGCTCGATTGCACCTACCACTTagtggcttcttccaatacttcccaaaggtaccaaaacttctctcaacactcAGGATGGGTGAGGTAAGTGGCTAAAAACTTCTCAAGGATGTATAGATGGAGAGGTGGGAGTAGATTGAAACTTTAGAAAAATGATGTAGAGGATTATGGATaaaataatctctaactctcaagtatTTGGCTAAGGtttttctttcaaaagtttCTTTAGAAAATACTCATTCTTTACATTTCGTGGATAATAAGGGTTTATATAGTGTTAgtaaagaataagaaaagttACACTCCAAAAAGCAACATGTAGTGGGTTTCGCGGGTCACCAATGACTTGGCCTATGCGGGTCACGAGTTTAGTTGCGAAAACCACTTCTTCATAGATTTTTCACCAAACTCTCACGCACAGCCCTTACATTAAATTACACAAAAATACAGGgaaataattgaacaaaattacaataaaatttgatacgaaattaaaaccaacataaaacatagttgtaaatcacaactttatgAACACTAACCACAATCTATGAAAATACTCATtgtattttcctaaaaaaaaagggaaaaaaaaaaaactcattgttGGTATGTTGCTATAaattaagggggtgtttggtataCCATTTCAAAcaattattttcagtttttaaaaacattacatgtatttttataaactttttcattcgtacgtattttcacacatattttcaaataacaaaacacaTATTTTGAAGTGCACGTACAAATTACTTTCCAAGATTCAACGCTCAGATTCAGGATTCTCATTGGCAGTCTACACTACAGAGATACTAGGGTATGCCCATCAGTATATGATCACACCCATAAATATCCCCTCTACCCTACTTGGAAAATGCTACTACTTTGCATTGAAGATTAATGAAGATGATAATcatgaattgaaaaaaataattgaataaaaaaaataaaaaacattgtaCTACAACTACAAGTCTCTCTCTAAGTCTCTGTCCGTCTCGCACGTACAGTGCTCACATTCCAGATCCTTCCACAATCTTCCAGTGGGCGCACACCCATTCTCTTCAACCATATAATCTCCCCAAATCCCACTTCCTACATCttcattatctctctctctctctctcaatccatAAAGCTTTCAACTTTTTGTATTCTGTGTGCTCTGAATCccagaaaattttaaactttttgtgttttgtgttttgtgttgtgAATCCCAGAAAGCACTATACTTTTTTGAGCGTGTGTGTGCGTGTTTGTGTTGTGAATCGAATGGCTTCTGAACCTGAGGTGTCAGAGAATGAACCGATGTTTGAGAGGCTAGTGAGAAATAGAGACCTCTCTCTGTTGCTGCCTTTCATCTTTGGCTTCACCACTCCAAGAAGAGACCCTGAACCACAGCAACAAGAACACCCAGATCAAGAAACTGAGAATAGAGATAGACCCAGAAGCCCAAatgacagaatcatcctcaTAGACCCTTTTACGCAAGGCATGGTAGTGATTGAAGGAAACACAGCATCAAGCTTGGATTCACTGATACATGAGCTGGGTACCAAGGATGGTCAGCCGCCAGCATCAAAGGCTTCAATAGAGGCCTTACCAGATGTGGAGGTGAGTGTAGATGATAGTGAGGAGTGTGTGATTTGCTTGGAGGAGTGGGAGCTTTGTGGTGGGGTGGTCAAAGAAATGCCTTGTAAGCATAAATTCCATGCAAGTTGTATAGAGAAGTGGTTGGGGATTCATGGATCTTGCCCTGTTTGCAGGTACAAGATGCCTGTTGATGAGGATGAGGTGGGCAAGAAGAGGGTTGAGAGAGAGATCTGGGTTAGTTTTTCTTTCAATAGTGGTAGGAGAAATAGGCCTGACTCTGATCAAACTCCCTCAAGTGATCCCAATGACTCTTCCTCAAGTCCTACTAGACCTGAACCTGATCATGAAATGGAGGTCTagacaaaattttgtaaattttttctttttgagaaaaaaaaataaaatgtatatcAAAAAGAATTTGACTTTGATTATGTTTTTCTTGTGAGGAATAAAtagattgtatattttttctttatttaattgaaGTTGGGATCCTAAGGTATGGACAAAGTGACAAACACTAAGCAACTTCATACAAGATATAACATAAGGCATATTGTTCACATAGGTGACCTTGGCTAGAGGGGGACAAAAATTTATAGAGTTAAATTGATTACAAGAactgaaatattttatttcaatatttGTTTTCACATTCTTACTTTTAGTCAGCTGATACATACTGAATCAGAATTTCTTATGGCCTTTGTTGCTGGGTATTAAATGGACCAGcatctgatttttctttgagaatctTGATCCCTTGGTATCTTCCTAACATTAAGAGAGTGGCCATTGGATTTGTGCCTGGTGATTCCAGGAATGTTGAGCCATCCACTACTCTCAATCCCTCGACCCCATACACCTTGTAATCCTTGTCCACAACTGATCCAACTGTACAACCACCATGGTAGTGATAAAAGGTCCTCACATTTTTCTTGCAAGATTTTCTCAGCTCATCTTCACTAGACATGAGCTCGCTTTTGTGTTCCACCCCCACAAACATAGCAATTGATTGAGACCTTGCAACTCTTTCAAGCAGTTGGCTCATCTTTACACATTCATCCATGTCCTTTTCCTTTGCTAGATAGTTGAACTGCACTGATGGATTTTCCCTGGGGTCTGTGCTATTCAATTCAAGCTTTCCTTTTGATGCTGGGAATGCAAGTTTGGCAGCAACTGTCATTCTTGTTGCATTCAAGCTTACAGGTACGATTCCTGCTTCAACTATGAACTTGAAGTTATCTGCTATACCAACAACTTGGGGTGTGTCTGGTAGCTGATTTTTTGGCTTATTGTCCACTAAGAGGGCAATGCCAGGGTTGTCTTGCATTCTTTGTCCAACACCCTCTAAGTCAAGCACAATTGGGATATTGAACTCCCTGAGGTGTGCTTGAGGTCCAAGGCCacttaacaataaaatttggggGCTGCCTAAAGCCCCTGCTGATAATATCACCTCTCCCCAAGAACTGGAACATTCAGGTTGGTTGAGATATACTTCATGATTTTGATCAGGGCTACCATTGCTCTTGATAAACCTTATACCCCAAGCTCTACTCTCATTCCTGTTTTCtgcatcatttcaagacaaatGTGAGGTTAATAAGAACTAGAtgttccaaaagaaaatgctgAACCAAAAGTTTTTAGTCAATACAAAAGATGACTATAAGAACTTTACAGTATCATATTACTATTAAGAACTTTACTATAAGCTTTCTTGCTTACCATTATAGAAGATGACATTCTTTACTGTTGCATTCAAAAGAACTGTGATATTTTCTGGATTTCCTGCCTCCAAAAGATCAGCTGAGGTGTGTCTCATTCCATTTTCATCAAAAACAGTTGCACCCACCTTTGTTCCCTCGATATGTTCCAAACTAAAACCATTGTAAGGTAGAATTCCTGCTTCAAGAAGGCCAAATTCTGCAACAATCTGCCACTGGGTCAACTCAGGTTTAGAGACAATTCTAGATTCCACCCATTCATAAGCATCCTTAACAAGTTCCTTCTCCAACCCgactttttgaataaaatactCACTTGCTCTACTATAGAACCCAAAATTTATAGCTGATGAACCTCCAAGAACTCTTCCTCTTTGATTCATGACACCATCCTTGGAGACGAAGCTTTGTGCAACTGATGTGTATTCATCAGTTTCGATCAATGCAAACCCATAGTACCTTTTATCCAATACTAAGGGGTTTCCATATGGTGAGCCACCTCGTTCTACCAATAGCACCGAGAATTTCTCAGACAACGTTGCAGCTAGGGCGCAGCCAGCAGTGCCTCCCCCAACAACAATGTAATCGAAAGATTTACCTGAAACTTCTTCGACATCTGAAGTCATGTAGGGGAGTCTGTTTCCTACAGTGAATAAGAATGAGGTCAATGCTCAACTCAGTCAACTAGAATGAGTTgtgcttataaaaaaaaaaggctaattaatGGGAAGTTCATACCTTGAGGCAGTGAAGAAGAAGCTAAACAAAAGTTAATTAGTAAGAGCAAAGATGCAATGAGAAGCCCATGGCCATGAATGGTTTGTGAAAGCTCCATATTGTTTCCACATCACTGGCTTGAGGAGTATAAGGAGGGCAATATTTATTGACCTCGTGGGCAGGCTTCATAATTATCGAGTCTTAGACTTAGTGGCATAAATTGATTACAGCTCCTTTATGTTCATTTATATTTAAGCATACGCGTGGTTTGGTCAATGATTCTGTATTTGTTGGTTGGATAACTAATGATTTTGCTGTTATGATGATTTCTAAGCCATCTTTACTTTCTCACTTGGAACATGTAGAGGAAAATTATACTTAAAACGTTAAAAATGCCCTACTTTACTGTCTCTTGagaattataataaaaagaattcaagCAGATACTGGAATTGTCTAGGTCAGAATGTTTGTTGGGAACATAGTGCGCACTGATTGATGGGATAGGGTAGAGACATGAGACATGCAGCAACACAACAGGATACAACAAAACTTGAGAATTTCGCTTAAAACTATGATTACAGGGAAGAAAAAGTCATATCCAGTGCATAAAACTCCTACTTTTGTGGGTTTAGGAGAGGTAATTGGAagatagctttttttttttttttttttttttttttttttttttgagaggctGCCTACAAACTATAATTATAGATTACCCATAAACTAAGTTTTGAAGTAAAAACTTGGGGAACCCTGTGTCAGTCATTAATAATTTGCCACAAATAGAACCTTGGCAATGCATggtaaaatgagagagagagagagagagagagatctatccaagcaatatatatatatatatattataataccTTCTTTTAATATGAATACACTTTCGAAAGTTCTTGGAGGGTCCATACATATAACAATATACATAGGCTATTAACAAAAGTTTAGCTCTAAGAATCAAGTTTGCTGCATAGGCTATCTGACTAAAACCCATTGCATTGTTCCATTCCCTTGCAGTTCAGGTCTATTGCTTTTGGACCTGAATCAATGTCATTCTGATATTGGCTGTTGAGATCTAGTGTCCCCAACAATCCAGATTTTCTCAATTGGTTGCTACTTTTGTCTCTGTGATTTGGTGATCTTTTAGCAACTGGTTGCTCTACACAAGTAGTATTAGAAATGGCACTACCAGTTCTCTTCTTCCCACTAGCTTGATTGCTTGTTTCAATGCTCCTTGGCTTGTCTTCTGGGTGTATGTTCATTAATGAAAGTTCAAGAGTAGTTGTATTAGACTTTTGGAGGTCACCACTCTCTTTCATTGGTCTCTTCTCTTCCTTCCTCCCAGAGCTTTCAGATGATGTTAAGGAGCTCTCCATGGAACATATTGTGCCTCTCATTTGATTCCTCTCTACAGTTTTTAAACTCAAACCTCCTAATTCTGTCAATTCTGAGATTGAAGAGCTGGGGCAGCCAGTGTTAACCATTGAGACTAACTGAGAGAGTTCAGCTTTGGCAAGTTCTACTCCCAGTGAAGAAGAATTATACCCGGCAAGCGTTTCCTGAGCTTTCTTTAGTACTGATTGTAAGTACTTCCCTTGGGCTTCAATTCGCAGCTGCAAATGCCTCTGTACCTGCAAACAGAATTCTAACATGATCAGGATGTAATGAtacataaattgaaaatttgcaTATTGCTAATGGGATCGGTTTATTCGTCATACCTCAATCTGCTCATGCAGTTTCCTTTGCACTTCCATTTGCAATTTTAGAGCCTGAGCAATCTGCAAGCTTCTGATAAACACAACACTTAATCAATAGAAGCTCTTGGGATTATCATTTTCCatccaaattcatcaaataGATGTGATCTATCTCTAACTATTACTCATTATTCTGATTGTGGTTTGCATCACTGGTGATTTCCCTACTGAAATGCCCATCAGTTGTCTGAGTCTCTCTGTAATCTGCACCAATAACAAGAATGCCATCAAAAccaaaatgagaagaaaatcaATAGATCATGCTATAATTGCCTTATCTGATTCCTCAAAGTTACCTTCTGGCTTGCTGTCAGTGCAGGACTCTGACTGTTGGCTTTTCCCCAGCCTGTATTTCTGCATCAATAAACACAAACATGCACTTACAGTTCAGCTTTCATGTTTGGTTATATAATCAACAAAGACCTATAGAATCATTGTCAAGAGAAAGTGCCTGTAAATGACTCTTCAGATGGTACAAAGTCAAGCCAGGAATTCCCATCACCCTCATCAAACTCTTTGGTGTTGCCTCTGGCCAATATATAAAAAGACATTAGAAACTTTATAGTATATACTATGACTAAAATATTACAAAGGGATCAATAAGCTTCTAGACTCACTGTCTGGCCCTCCAAGTTGATTCACTGCTTCAATAAATCTTTGATGAAGTTCTGGAGTCCATTTTAATCTGGGTTTTGCATCAGTGGACAAAACCAAATTCATGTTCTGATTTTGCATATTCTGCAGACCCATATGTGTTTTGTGAATGAGATATAGAGGTAGATGACTGAAACATAAATATTGGTTTTTGATTAGCTCTGGGTGGATATGTGGCAGCTATAGTTCTCTTTATAATTTGGAGGAGTTGTTGGCCTGTCCTATGTTCTCACTCCATATCTGGAAACATAAGTGGGGTTATGTTGGGGGAATATATGCCATGAGCTGTGGCTCTTCCTTTCTCTCATTTCCCATTTCACAccactttcctttttcttttctttttttcctctattataatatgtattttttcATGCTTCTTTGACTTGAAAGAGGTAGAGAGAATCTCTGATGCAGCAAAAACAGAGAAAGCCAACACATTTCAATTTGAGTCTTaaaaggagagaaaagaggAAAAGTGTATGGTTTGTTTTTATCTTGCTGTtttccaatctctctctctctctctacctcttTGTGCTTGATTCCCTACTGAATTAGGTAGCCCCACCATCATGAATAATGGGTGCAACTTTCCTAGCACTGTGACTTATGAGAAGCTTTgaagcaaaaattaaataaatcaatcaatcaatatgtctaaaagaaacaacaaattccataaaaaaattttccacaaCTACTAAGGTGGTGATTATGATTGGTATACAATAAAAGTATATAAGTAGTGGTTCCATTTGAAAGTAATGTTGGACTAACAAGTTGTGGCAAAAActattaaatttattgtatttgattattgaaaataaataaattcatggGGATAAGGTATGGATATTTCTTTTTGATGACTGAAAGGGAATAACaaatgggtttttctttctttttttcttttaatttacctttccctttttcttttatgttttctttcctGAGAAGAGAGTGGCCTGATTGGCagattctttttgttcttagtAGGGAAGGAGGAATCAAAGAATCTAACCCTAGATTTTTGGACCCAAacttactctattttttttttcctcttaaagTACTCCAGCAAAAGAGAATCAAATCAGCTCTCTTATTGAATTTGTAGGTGATGTTCCCACGTAACCACatcctcccatttttttttctttttcttttatgaaaatTGGACCAAATGGTGTCATGTAATTGCAAGATTATCCAAATAGAAGGGAATCTCAGGCCCTGAGTTTTATATAGAGGCTGTCAATTTGGCCATTACTACACATTGCTTTTAACATACAGTATTAATAGCACCAATGGGTACTATATCAATCAATGTGTGATGTGTCCTGCCTTACAGATATATGGGCATCCAAGACCCAACATTACCAAAGATCCTTTTTTGGCTCAGACTCTAAAATGATTTCAATTGCATCCAGCCATCAAATGGCATATACAAAAGAggacaaagagaaaaaaaagagaacatcCTATAAGTTCTTATTCTTTCAAGACTGAACTTGCATGTTTCATTGCAAACTTCTGCATAATTCAATTATAAAGATACTTGGAGATACCTCTCATTCTGTGACCAATTCTAGTATTATATAACTAACACCCTAAAGTTGAACTAGCATACCCACATGGTTGCAATATAAACCTAAAAAAGTAACAAGCTACTATATCTTAGGCAGCACCCCATTGGGTTTGAGATACAATCACAGAAAGCAACACAATCTCCATTGaatcttttctctctaattgggacaaacacaaactcatattgaaatgacaaaaagtTCCACATAATTTATGGTTGCAGACTTTTTCTTGCAATATGAAAGCAATCAATAGCACTCCTCTGCATAAAAGTCCCAAAAAGAAACATATTCCAAAGGGTAGTGTTAGCTTTAATTCTGTAATCCATATCCAAGGCTGaactgaagaaaagaaattttcatctagaaaagaaaagagaaaaagaaaaagggaaaccACAATGGCCAACAACAAATCGTAAAAGTCAATTGTATCAGATCAATCTTCACATTTTCTTGGGTTGCGGTCAAGAGTTTGATCACTGGAATCAAAATCCAATGATTGATCTTCAAAGTGTTGCCATCTCAGTGCCAAACATTCAGTTGGTCTGCTGCATTGATAAACAATTTCTCAGGATTCAAAGGTGAAAAATTTAGATACTTAAGTATTAACTATTAATTAATGAACAAACTAgaagataaatatatatatatatatacatggatGTCTTTGAAGTCTTTGAATATGTTGTTGTTCTACAGAAAGATCTTAGTCAGTTGACAGGCCACACGTTAGTAAACAGTTAAGAGTAAGACACATAACAGTCAGCATAGAgtgaaaaagggaaaaagtccATTGATCAAAACTGTTACTATcaccattttctcaaaaaatattaattgaaagATCATTGTATGGATCAAAACAAGTGGTGGGTCCAAATTCACTAGGGGAGGTTCTTCCTGAACAAGCATCTGCTTCTTCTGTCATGAGAAATATTATTCCTTAGTGGCAAGCTCATAGTTCACATTCAAAGGAAGGAATATAATAATTGACAAGTTTTAATGGTATGTGGCCCGAAtgtttgaaaaacaagaaaagaagggAAGAGTTATTGAAGTACCTTTCTCTTTAACCAGCTGCTGTACTTGGAGCTACTTTCTTACTTTAATATATTCCATAACAAGTAAAGGAGATTCTAGGATGATGCCAAATGACCCCCTGGTATTTTTTAGATCAGTAGGAGAAGGTCCGGTGAATCAAAAGTCATTTAAACAAAGGTGCTTCATGATCAATTATTATTCTTTAAAGGGTCCCATTAGATGAGAGATCTCACACATCTAAAAGCATGGAAAGAAGATGAGAAGAATATGGCCTCCGGAATCaggaaaagagaaacaaaaggaACTTGTCACTATCTCACCAAAGAATAATTGGAATTAAATTGatcaaatttttatgtcaaGAAACAGACTTACTTACTCAAAACTGATGTCACCAATATGTCAgcaattaattttatttctatctATTAACTTATTAACTATAATATGCAATTTTTCTGCCACAACTTTGACGTGGTAAACTGTG contains these protein-coding regions:
- the LOC126718847 gene encoding myb family transcription factor PHL8-like translates to MGLQNMQNQNMNLVLSTDAKPRLKWTPELHQRFIEAVNQLGGPDKATPKSLMRVMGIPGLTLYHLKSHLQKYRLGKSQQSESCTDSKPEDYRETQTTDGHFSREITSDANHNQNNESLQIAQALKLQMEVQRKLHEQIEVQRHLQLRIEAQGKYLQSVLKKAQETLAGYNSSSLGVELAKAELSQLVSMVNTGCPSSSISELTELGGLSLKTVERNQMRGTICSMESSLTSSESSGRKEEKRPMKESGDLQKSNTTTLELSLMNIHPEDKPRSIETSNQASGKKRTGSAISNTTCVEQPVAKRSPNHRDKSSNQLRKSGLLGTLDLNSQYQNDIDSGPKAIDLNCKGMEQCNGF
- the LOC126718848 gene encoding E3 ubiquitin-protein ligase MPSR1-like — translated: MASEPEVSENEPMFERLVRNRDLSLLLPFIFGFTTPRRDPEPQQQEHPDQETENRDRPRSPNDRIILIDPFTQGMVVIEGNTASSLDSLIHELGTKDGQPPASKASIEALPDVEVSVDDSEECVICLEEWELCGGVVKEMPCKHKFHASCIEKWLGIHGSCPVCRYKMPVDEDEVGKKRVEREIWVSFSFNSGRRNRPDSDQTPSSDPNDSSSSPTRPEPDHEMEV
- the LOC126718846 gene encoding (R)-mandelonitrile lyase-like, which codes for MELSQTIHGHGLLIASLLLLINFCLASSSLPQGNRLPYMTSDVEEVSGKSFDYIVVGGGTAGCALAATLSEKFSVLLVERGGSPYGNPLVLDKRYYGFALIETDEYTSVAQSFVSKDGVMNQRGRVLGGSSAINFGFYSRASEYFIQKVGLEKELVKDAYEWVESRIVSKPELTQWQIVAEFGLLEAGILPYNGFSLEHIEGTKVGATVFDENGMRHTSADLLEAGNPENITVLLNATVKNVIFYNENRNESRAWGIRFIKSNGSPDQNHEVYLNQPECSSSWGEVILSAGALGSPQILLLSGLGPQAHLREFNIPIVLDLEGVGQRMQDNPGIALLVDNKPKNQLPDTPQVVGIADNFKFIVEAGIVPVSLNATRMTVAAKLAFPASKGKLELNSTDPRENPSVQFNYLAKEKDMDECVKMSQLLERVARSQSIAMFVGVEHKSELMSSEDELRKSCKKNVRTFYHYHGGCTVGSVVDKDYKVYGVEGLRVVDGSTFLESPGTNPMATLLMLGRYQGIKILKEKSDAGPFNTQQQRP